ATATCAAGAAAGCTATGATCCTTTGACGGGGCTTCCAAACAGAGCTATGCTTGAGCGCGAGCTTGAAAGAGCTTTTTTAAGAGCTAAGAGATTTAATTGGCCTATGGCACTTGCAATAATAAACATTGATTCTTTTAGGATGGTTAATGAAAAATTCGGTTATACAGTTGGTAATGAAGTACTAAAAATAGTAGCACAAAGATTGAAAACATCGCTTAGGAAAACTGATTTTATATGTAGGTTTAGCGTCGTTGGTGATGAATTTGCAATTATATTTGAAAACTGTCAAGATAAAGATAAGCTTTCTGTGATATTTAAGAAAATTGAAAAAAGCATCCTTGAACCAATTCATTTAAAAGATAATTCTGAAGTTAATATAATAGGATTGAGCATGGGCGTATCTCTTTATCCCTATGTAAAGGTTGAAAACCAGAATGAGTTGATAAGAAATGCATTGCAGGCCCTATATGACAGCAAGAAACACAAACAAGACAGAGCTAATTTTTGGACTATATACGGTGATGCAATAGTTAAAAAGCAGAATCATTATCAGATGCTCTTGGAAAATGGTAGGGTAATAGTTTATTACCAACCAATTTATGATAACCAAACTTCTAGCATAGTTGGAGTTGAAGCTCTTGCAAGACTTTTAGATGATTCTGGGGATATTCTTTCCCCTGAGAAATTCCTTTCGAAATTCACAAATGAAAATCTTCTAGAGCTAACTCGTCAAGTGTTAACAATTGCGCTTAGAGATGTTGAAGAATTAAAAGATGATGGTTTTTCTTTAGCTGTTTCAGTGAACGTTGAGCCAGGTTTTGTTTCGGAAAGATTTGTTGAAATTGCAAAAGATATTATACAAAAGAGCAGATTAGAACCTTCAAAAATATTTTTTGAAATACTTGAAAGAACTGAATTTGCCCAAATAGAGAAGGCAATAGAGCATCTTACGAAATTAAAAGACATTGGAGTTCAACTTGCACTTGATGATGTGGGTAGTGCTTATTCTTCGTTGTTAAGAATAAAAAATTTATCAGTCGATAAGATAAAATTAGATCAAGGTTTTATCCGCGGTTTAGAAAAGAATCCTCAGGACCTTCATTTCGTAGAATCTATTTTTGGTCTTGCCAGGGCAAAGGGAATATATTTTGTAGTAGAAGGCGTAGAAACCCCCGATATATTTGATGCCTTGATTTCAATGGGAGTTCCTTTGCTTCAAGGTTATGCAATTGCAAAACCAATGCCAAAAGCTCTATTAAGAGATTTTTTGATTTCTGGGTCTTATAGATTTCGTTCTTTAAAAAGTTTATTAGGAATATATGCTAGACAATTGGTTCAACATGGTATTTTGGAAAGATCAATTTACTTTGGTTCCCACATAGAAGATATTTTATGTTTTACGAATTTTAGGAATAGTCAGCTTTACATTGACATGAAAAATATGGGCTTACCTGAGAACAGCTTAGTATTTAAATACTACGAAGAATATTATAATGCCGTAAATGTTATGAATAAAAACCCAAACGCAGAAAATTGGAATAAAATAAAAGAAATTGAAAATAACCTTGAAAAAGCTATAATAAAGGAATATCGAAAAAGTAGACGAGAGTTAAAAGAAAATTAATAACATACCCAGCTTTGTCTATCTTAAAGCTGGGTATGTGTAACCCATGTGTTGAAGAGGGACGACTTTAACAAAAAGGTGCATATTTTTAGATTTGCTTCCTCCTTTATGTATTAGCTGTTTGCAAAATCTTTTCTGATTCAAATGGGAATCTATTAACTATTACTGGTATTGGAGACTTTTTAATGACTTTTTCGGATACAGAGCACATAAACAATTTACACACAGGTGAAAGTGCTCTTGTGCCTAAAGCAATAAAATCTACTTTTTCATCTTTGGCAATTTTCAAAATTTCAGTACCTGGATCCCCCAAAACAATTTTTTCATTGATTGTAACACCTTTAGTGTCTAAACCTTTTAAACACTTTTCGAAAATTATTTCTCCGTCCAACTGCGCGAGTGCCATCAATTGTTCATCTGTAATATCTTCATAAGAAATAAATGGCATTCTTTTTTCTACGAAGACTAATATAACTTCCGCTTCTTTATCCTGGCTAGCAAAT
Above is a genomic segment from Thermodesulfobium narugense DSM 14796 containing:
- a CDS encoding universal stress protein; translated protein: MKILVGVNDSKDSQDVARWAIKFASQDKEAEVILVFVEKRMPFISYEDITDEQLMALAQLDGEIIFEKCLKGLDTKGVTINEKIVLGDPGTEILKIAKDEKVDFIALGTRALSPVCKLFMCSVSEKVIKKSPIPVIVNRFPFESEKILQTANT
- a CDS encoding sensor domain-containing phosphodiesterase, which produces MENFNKRSKDSKSKKPTFKKISIEKTRDLHFFLQSIEETKIRDISKDREFLSNLLELNVLLTQINQIASQIKDENLFLKTICELIFMHTDIKLVFIGTVNENEEIEFKSISGISEILDDVKISVRSDIPEGQGMVGKTFREKKPSYLYLLKEPVSKIWQEKAKKYNLSSGAAFPIFKDNNIWGVISFYHSKEDFFEDDLIRVILEKISYNIGLGLERIDLVNKEKELAQLRDALLNNAGVGIIMLKYPQREIISSNKTFAVMMGFEDEKEIIGLKIREFYPDDETYEKVGQFTEETVFQNKSTVLRNVRFMRKNKTSMYSDISGVLVKVEDNVKYVIWTVIDVTERDKLSEELKYQESYDPLTGLPNRAMLERELERAFLRAKRFNWPMALAIINIDSFRMVNEKFGYTVGNEVLKIVAQRLKTSLRKTDFICRFSVVGDEFAIIFENCQDKDKLSVIFKKIEKSILEPIHLKDNSEVNIIGLSMGVSLYPYVKVENQNELIRNALQALYDSKKHKQDRANFWTIYGDAIVKKQNHYQMLLENGRVIVYYQPIYDNQTSSIVGVEALARLLDDSGDILSPEKFLSKFTNENLLELTRQVLTIALRDVEELKDDGFSLAVSVNVEPGFVSERFVEIAKDIIQKSRLEPSKIFFEILERTEFAQIEKAIEHLTKLKDIGVQLALDDVGSAYSSLLRIKNLSVDKIKLDQGFIRGLEKNPQDLHFVESIFGLARAKGIYFVVEGVETPDIFDALISMGVPLLQGYAIAKPMPKALLRDFLISGSYRFRSLKSLLGIYARQLVQHGILERSIYFGSHIEDILCFTNFRNSQLYIDMKNMGLPENSLVFKYYEEYYNAVNVMNKNPNAENWNKIKEIENNLEKAIIKEYRKSRRELKEN